One Lentibacillus cibarius DNA window includes the following coding sequences:
- a CDS encoding 2-oxo acid dehydrogenase subunit E2 produces the protein MDTEIDFTAVKNVRQHQLQKNGMKISYIAFIIYSISRILQQYPEANSAVRHSLFPKIAWYNKIQAKFTMDSYIDQTRVVLSGLIPEADQLNLNDIQKKIGYYRDHSFEEVDEFKPIRKLQSLPLGIGQWIYNKTIKNFSKREKLQGTFTVTSLGHKPIQSFYPIISSTTCFGVGSIQKKPIVVEDDIQIRPMMTLSLAFDHRAIDGAIAADILADVKSHLENISKG, from the coding sequence TTGGACACTGAAATTGATTTTACAGCAGTCAAAAATGTACGACAGCACCAGTTACAAAAGAATGGGATGAAAATAAGCTATATTGCGTTTATCATTTATTCCATTTCCCGGATCCTTCAACAATATCCGGAAGCGAATTCTGCTGTCCGACATTCCCTATTTCCCAAAATCGCCTGGTATAACAAAATACAAGCAAAATTTACAATGGACAGTTATATTGACCAGACGCGTGTAGTGTTAAGTGGATTGATTCCGGAAGCAGATCAGTTAAATCTGAATGACATCCAGAAAAAAATCGGCTATTATCGTGACCATTCTTTTGAGGAAGTAGATGAATTCAAGCCTATTCGCAAGTTGCAATCATTACCGTTAGGGATAGGTCAATGGATTTATAATAAAACGATCAAAAATTTTTCAAAACGGGAAAAATTGCAAGGTACCTTTACAGTAACTTCGCTGGGTCACAAGCCGATCCAATCATTTTATCCGATCATATCTTCTACAACCTGTTTTGGAGTCGGTTCGATACAAAAAAAACCTATCGTCGTTGAAGACGATATACAAATACGGCCAATGATGACATTAAGTTTAGCTTTTGATCATCGAGCGATTGATGGTGCCATAGCAGCTGATATTTTAGCAGACGTAAAAAGCCATCTTGAAAATATTAGTAAGGGGTGA
- the acpS gene encoding holo-ACP synthase, protein MIIGIGQDLVELKRIGDGFRKGKKAFLNHILSESEQEMLFQFKTEKRQVEWLAGRFSAKEAFSKAIGTGFGGSIHLYDIEVYSDNLGKPEINFPTQINKLFPGDHTCHVSITHTQTTAGAMVIVEKI, encoded by the coding sequence ATGATAATTGGCATAGGACAGGACCTCGTTGAATTGAAAAGAATTGGCGACGGTTTCCGTAAAGGAAAGAAGGCTTTTTTAAACCATATATTATCAGAAAGTGAGCAGGAAATGTTATTTCAATTCAAAACAGAGAAAAGACAAGTTGAATGGTTAGCAGGACGTTTTTCAGCAAAGGAGGCATTTTCCAAGGCGATAGGTACCGGATTTGGTGGATCCATTCATCTTTATGATATTGAAGTGTATTCAGATAATTTAGGGAAACCCGAGATCAATTTTCCAACACAAATAAATAAACTTTTTCCCGGCGATCATACATGTCACGTTTCGATTACACATACGCAAACAACAGCTGGGGCTATGGTAATAGTGGAGAAAATATAG
- a CDS encoding enoyl-CoA hydratase/isomerase family protein produces the protein MSIVDVRSKDMVRYVELNYPDKKNGFDLRMSQELLDAVHQVNADPHCKIIVFSSTARAYFSSGPNPSDLVEIANQKNGLNLLDEIVSNLNEIISEIYHSTKITIASIHGYAYGGGLNIMLPCDYRIAVERTKLIENFHYMGMTPDLSASYFLPRLIGYSKTMELILTGRMFSAKEAWEWGLFQEVTKTKKEMKERVEQLCEQILSGDMETVARMKQLLKHSNLSTFNEQINFEKTALMDCFQNPRVQEYLSQVTKKSLVT, from the coding sequence ATGAGTATTGTCGATGTACGTTCCAAAGATATGGTTCGATATGTGGAACTCAACTATCCAGATAAAAAGAATGGATTTGACTTAAGAATGTCACAAGAGTTATTAGATGCCGTTCATCAGGTTAATGCGGATCCACATTGCAAAATCATTGTGTTTTCGAGTACAGCACGTGCCTATTTCTCGAGCGGACCTAATCCAAGTGATTTAGTAGAAATTGCTAACCAGAAGAATGGCCTTAATTTATTGGACGAAATTGTTTCCAATCTTAATGAGATTATTTCGGAAATCTACCACTCTACTAAAATCACCATAGCTTCCATTCACGGTTATGCCTATGGCGGTGGTTTGAATATAATGCTGCCTTGTGACTATCGCATAGCTGTGGAAAGAACAAAACTTATCGAGAATTTTCATTATATGGGGATGACTCCGGATTTGAGTGCGAGTTATTTTCTTCCACGTTTGATCGGTTATTCCAAAACGATGGAACTAATACTGACGGGAAGAATGTTTTCAGCAAAAGAAGCATGGGAATGGGGGCTCTTTCAGGAAGTAACAAAGACAAAAAAAGAAATGAAAGAGCGAGTGGAACAACTTTGTGAGCAAATTTTGAGCGGCGACATGGAGACCGTCGCACGAATGAAACAATTATTGAAGCATTCTAATTTATCTACATTCAACGAACAGATTAATTTTGAAAAAACAGCATTAATGGATTGTTTCCAAAATCCAAGGGTTCAGGAATATTTGTCTCAAGTGACGAAAAAATCATTAGTTACATAA
- a CDS encoding FAD-dependent monooxygenase, producing the protein MTQKVNKQVCIAGGGPAGVLLGLLLAKQGVGVLVMERRETFKREFRGETIAAGSVAILDELGLLQSLKQNGFIKVKCIEMYEREKLLFRADFESFKHKQKFGIDIPQPVVLQSIIDEASQYPNFEIMMGTACVELVEQNGEIVGVIGKQGNELFEVRSELVVGADGRHSQLRKMADIKTKVKTFDRDLVWFKLPKPKNWSQSNMIKVHKNKHLIILPTFPDMLRVGTYIPRGGYRETRQQGIKEFRDMVTEIEPAFKELMEQHITSWKDLTMLDIFTAFARQWSRNGLILIGDAAHTLSPVLGQGVNIAMQDAVELSPFIVNHLQNNPGKTVPREALIPFEKKRKKTVKFVQDFQERQEKILAAKSQMETLVRRVKMRALHRLPWKMKVMSKLQHGIKYN; encoded by the coding sequence TTGACACAAAAAGTCAATAAACAAGTTTGTATTGCTGGAGGCGGACCGGCCGGTGTGTTATTAGGATTGTTACTAGCGAAACAAGGTGTCGGTGTTCTAGTAATGGAAAGACGGGAAACGTTTAAGCGAGAATTTCGTGGCGAAACAATTGCGGCAGGATCTGTCGCAATCTTGGATGAATTAGGCTTATTACAATCTTTAAAGCAAAATGGCTTTATAAAGGTCAAATGTATTGAAATGTATGAAAGAGAAAAATTATTGTTTAGAGCGGACTTTGAGTCTTTTAAACATAAACAAAAATTTGGAATCGATATTCCTCAACCTGTCGTTTTACAGAGCATTATAGATGAAGCGAGTCAATACCCGAATTTTGAGATCATGATGGGCACCGCATGTGTTGAACTGGTAGAGCAAAATGGCGAAATTGTTGGTGTGATTGGTAAACAGGGAAATGAATTGTTTGAGGTTCGCTCTGAGCTAGTAGTGGGGGCTGATGGACGACATAGTCAGCTGCGAAAAATGGCTGATATTAAAACAAAGGTAAAAACATTTGATCGCGATTTAGTTTGGTTTAAGTTACCAAAACCGAAAAACTGGAGCCAGTCAAACATGATCAAGGTCCATAAAAACAAGCACTTGATCATCTTGCCTACGTTTCCGGACATGCTCCGTGTAGGGACTTATATTCCGAGGGGTGGCTATCGTGAAACAAGGCAACAAGGTATAAAGGAATTTCGGGACATGGTGACGGAAATAGAGCCAGCTTTTAAAGAATTAATGGAGCAACATATTACTAGTTGGAAGGACCTTACAATGTTAGATATTTTTACAGCTTTTGCAAGGCAATGGTCTCGTAATGGATTGATTCTTATAGGGGATGCCGCTCATACGTTATCTCCAGTATTGGGACAAGGTGTAAATATTGCTATGCAAGATGCGGTAGAGTTATCGCCTTTCATTGTTAACCACCTGCAAAATAATCCAGGGAAAACAGTGCCAAGGGAGGCCTTAATTCCTTTTGAGAAGAAAAGAAAAAAAACTGTAAAATTTGTTCAAGATTTTCAAGAACGACAAGAAAAAATATTGGCAGCAAAATCTCAAATGGAAACCCTTGTACGACGTGTGAAAATGCGGGCGCTGCACCGGCTGCCTTGGAAAATGAAGGTCATGAGTAAATTACAGCATGGCATTAAGTACAATTAA
- a CDS encoding DUF4260 domain-containing protein: protein MVRITVRLEGLAIFLMGTYLYFTMSDNVWLYLLLALSPDISMVGYLIHTHIGYQLYNVFHTYVITILFLLLGVIMNTDIIIEIGLIWTAHIGMDRLVGFGLKYPTEFHDSHVHRL from the coding sequence ATGGTAAGAATTACTGTGAGACTTGAAGGATTGGCTATTTTTCTAATGGGAACTTACCTGTATTTTACTATGAGTGACAACGTATGGCTGTATTTATTATTGGCTTTATCTCCGGATATTTCAATGGTAGGATATTTGATTCACACACACATTGGTTACCAATTGTACAATGTATTCCACACATACGTAATCACAATCCTATTCTTATTATTAGGGGTGATTATGAATACAGACATCATTATAGAAATTGGGTTAATTTGGACTGCACATATCGGTATGGATCGGTTAGTGGGATTTGGTTTGAAGTATCCAACAGAATTCCATGACTCACATGTTCATCGCTTATAA
- a CDS encoding 3-hydroxyacyl-ACP dehydratase FabZ family protein, whose protein sequence is MKTVTKKKPHELLKQSPPFLFVDRVDEIDDQRIVCTKHLSYNEPFFAGHFPGNPIAPGVLLIEMAAQASLIIAGALEDTQQPQLGYLVETKKFRFYNQAIPGDTLKIEVELKDSLGNYRTAKARITEGDKMITKGELVFYVPKEGETLDTKSQ, encoded by the coding sequence GTGAAAACTGTAACGAAGAAAAAACCTCACGAATTGTTGAAACAGTCTCCGCCATTTTTATTTGTGGATCGGGTGGATGAAATAGATGATCAGCGTATTGTTTGTACAAAACATCTTTCATACAATGAACCATTTTTTGCGGGTCATTTCCCGGGAAACCCGATTGCTCCGGGTGTTTTATTGATTGAAATGGCTGCGCAAGCAAGTTTAATCATTGCCGGCGCCCTTGAGGACACGCAGCAACCACAGCTAGGGTATCTAGTGGAAACAAAAAAATTTCGCTTCTATAATCAAGCAATCCCTGGGGATACCTTGAAAATTGAGGTTGAATTAAAGGATTCTTTGGGAAATTACCGGACAGCTAAAGCCCGAATTACAGAAGGGGATAAAATGATAACTAAAGGTGAGCTTGTCTTTTATGTCCCAAAGGAGGGAGAAACACTTGACACAAAAAGTCAATAA
- a CDS encoding indolepyruvate ferredoxin oxidoreductase subunit alpha produces the protein MAFIITSPCIGEKSGECVEVCPVDCIEEGKDMFYIDPDICIDCGACEAVCPVDAIYMEDELPEEESKYIGLNRQFFEGQSD, from the coding sequence TTGGCATTTATTATTACATCACCATGTATCGGTGAAAAATCAGGCGAATGTGTAGAGGTTTGTCCTGTCGATTGTATAGAGGAAGGGAAGGATATGTTCTATATCGACCCAGATATTTGTATCGATTGTGGAGCTTGTGAAGCGGTTTGCCCAGTTGATGCGATTTATATGGAAGACGAATTACCGGAAGAGGAAAGCAAATACATTGGATTAAACCGTCAATTTTTTGAAGGTCAGTCGGACTAA
- a CDS encoding ketoacyl-ACP synthase III produces the protein MDVNILGVGTYLPGKPVTNADMEEFLFIREDWIDELIGTKTRHFAIDFSKKQVTFQLEDLCKEAASQALEQSGIEPGQIDLVVMSTATPDHLMPATVNLVADQLGLNGVPTYEIQAGCSGAIQGIEVAYRFLKSGAFSNALVIGGDVCNKYMDLNRDFKKLRSSELINYALFGDGAGAVVLSTQTDCDGIKIQNIINEFVGLDRKPGQVMNWFGFIPENVSDMGKREQRKKFQSAKEDYKAIEEHVPVMSKEVIDGQLQAEDWIKGEVDYFLPPQLSGNMTNKIVEGLEIDPLKAINCVAETGNNGNALPYIQLQALSQQMKSGERAVGAAIESSKWIQTGIALIKE, from the coding sequence GTGGATGTAAACATTTTGGGAGTTGGTACATATTTACCTGGTAAGCCTGTTACAAATGCAGATATGGAAGAATTCTTATTCATCCGTGAAGATTGGATCGATGAATTAATTGGTACGAAAACACGTCATTTCGCAATTGATTTTTCTAAAAAACAAGTGACTTTTCAATTGGAGGATCTCTGTAAAGAGGCTGCCTCTCAAGCACTGGAACAGTCAGGGATAGAACCTGGGCAAATTGATTTGGTGGTAATGTCGACAGCAACACCAGACCATTTGATGCCTGCAACGGTTAATCTTGTTGCGGATCAGTTAGGTTTAAATGGCGTTCCGACATATGAAATACAGGCTGGTTGTTCGGGAGCGATACAAGGGATTGAAGTCGCCTATCGATTTTTAAAGAGTGGTGCCTTTTCAAATGCCCTTGTGATCGGTGGAGATGTCTGTAATAAATATATGGATTTAAACCGTGATTTTAAAAAACTGCGATCATCCGAACTGATTAACTATGCACTGTTTGGAGATGGTGCCGGGGCGGTTGTGTTATCAACACAGACCGATTGTGACGGAATTAAAATTCAAAATATAATAAATGAATTTGTTGGATTAGACCGAAAACCAGGTCAGGTCATGAATTGGTTTGGGTTCATTCCGGAAAATGTTTCTGACATGGGTAAAAGAGAGCAGCGTAAAAAATTTCAATCGGCAAAAGAAGATTACAAGGCTATCGAAGAACATGTTCCTGTAATGTCAAAAGAAGTAATAGACGGTCAGTTACAAGCTGAAGATTGGATTAAGGGGGAAGTTGATTATTTTTTGCCACCGCAACTTTCCGGAAATATGACAAATAAAATTGTAGAGGGACTTGAAATTGATCCTTTGAAAGCGATTAATTGCGTAGCCGAAACCGGAAACAATGGGAACGCCCTTCCCTACATCCAATTGCAGGCTTTATCGCAACAAATGAAATCAGGAGAGCGAGCAGTAGGTGCTGCCATTGAATCATCTAAATGGATTCAAACCGGAATTGCGCTAATTAAAGAGTAA
- a CDS encoding phytoene desaturase family protein produces the protein MYIFRKRPRFPKNNQYDVIVIGSGIGGLSSAAYLAQQGYSVLVVERHYRVGGYAHAFRRKKYFFDSAVRIVAGAEEGGLLDQLLDKAGLANELSFIKLDDVYTAYYPDLHFTVPSHVEGLIDKYAELFPHERENIETLVREMEGVYSATSDLLLADNPFKFLSDKYIRKYSTMTFHDMVSGFLKDPKAVYTFSTLWTHYGVPPTEGSAMYFSYAIMNYFKDGIYYLEGSFQKLANAFVDRIEELNGEVCLRNEVNNIVVEDKQVKGVELQTGEYVQAPMIVCNGDMLKMMNELVGEEHFPKRYKKRISRLSHSLSAFEVFLGVDLPMEQYDVGHETFIYDDYKYEKFVENHLNLGEIGPEGLQGIAISCPTLADPSLAPEGKHTVIITTLVPYDIGENWKEVKPDYEEKMIQMAERVIPNLSQHLEWVESATPLTMERYTNNSFGSIYGWEQNVNQMSSRPQHETPIDGLYLSGQWTDPGGSVVSVILSGYKLSKKITSKTMQMQTT, from the coding sequence ATGTATATCTTTAGAAAAAGACCACGTTTTCCAAAAAACAATCAATATGATGTGATTGTGATAGGATCAGGAATTGGCGGACTCAGCTCAGCCGCTTATTTGGCACAACAGGGCTACTCTGTACTTGTGGTGGAACGTCATTACAGAGTCGGAGGTTATGCTCATGCGTTTAGGAGAAAAAAGTATTTTTTCGATTCCGCCGTTCGTATTGTCGCAGGTGCAGAGGAAGGCGGCTTATTAGATCAGCTGTTGGATAAAGCTGGTTTGGCAAATGAGTTATCATTTATTAAGCTTGACGATGTTTATACTGCATATTATCCAGATTTACATTTCACAGTACCGTCTCATGTGGAAGGGTTGATTGATAAATATGCAGAGCTATTTCCGCATGAAAGGGAGAATATCGAGACACTTGTTCGAGAAATGGAAGGGGTTTATTCGGCAACATCTGATTTGTTGCTTGCAGATAATCCTTTTAAATTTCTGTCAGACAAATATATTAGGAAATATAGCACGATGACATTTCATGACATGGTGTCCGGATTCTTAAAAGATCCAAAAGCAGTTTATACCTTCTCCACTCTATGGACGCATTATGGTGTTCCACCTACAGAGGGAAGTGCGATGTATTTCTCCTATGCTATCATGAATTACTTTAAAGATGGAATTTATTATTTGGAAGGCAGCTTTCAAAAGTTAGCGAACGCTTTTGTTGATCGGATTGAAGAATTAAATGGCGAGGTTTGCTTACGTAATGAGGTAAACAATATAGTTGTTGAAGATAAACAGGTGAAGGGCGTTGAATTACAGACAGGAGAGTATGTCCAGGCACCAATGATTGTATGTAATGGGGATATGCTCAAGATGATGAATGAGCTAGTTGGGGAAGAGCACTTCCCAAAACGTTATAAAAAGCGCATATCTCGGTTATCTCATTCCTTATCTGCCTTTGAAGTCTTTTTGGGCGTGGATTTACCTATGGAGCAATATGATGTAGGTCACGAGACCTTTATTTACGATGATTACAAATACGAAAAATTTGTTGAAAATCATCTCAATCTTGGGGAAATTGGACCAGAAGGGTTGCAAGGGATAGCGATTTCGTGCCCAACTTTGGCAGATCCGAGTTTAGCACCTGAAGGAAAACACACAGTAATCATTACAACGCTTGTCCCCTATGATATTGGGGAGAATTGGAAGGAAGTTAAACCCGATTATGAGGAAAAAATGATCCAAATGGCGGAGAGGGTTATCCCAAATCTATCTCAACATTTAGAATGGGTTGAATCAGCAACCCCATTGACGATGGAACGCTATACGAACAATAGCTTTGGATCCATTTATGGCTGGGAACAAAATGTTAACCAAATGTCATCGCGCCCACAACATGAAACCCCAATCGACGGGTTGTATCTGTCAGGACAATGGACGGATCCGGGGGGTAGTGTTGTTTCCGTTATTCTTTCTGGATATAAATTGTCTAAAAAAATTACATCTAAAACGATGCAAATGCAAACAACGTGA
- a CDS encoding acyl carrier protein, with the protein MKAENELIKIVADVLDLEIDEISPDMGPETLEEWDSVNALRILTNIEVDLGLRLPMETFMNAKTIGQIALAIRSNE; encoded by the coding sequence ATGAAAGCAGAAAACGAGTTAATCAAAATCGTTGCAGATGTCCTTGATCTGGAAATAGATGAAATTTCCCCAGACATGGGGCCGGAAACGTTAGAAGAATGGGATTCAGTGAATGCACTAAGAATCCTAACCAATATTGAAGTCGATTTAGGATTACGGTTGCCAATGGAAACCTTCATGAATGCGAAAACGATTGGACAAATTGCGCTAGCGATTAGAAGTAACGAATGA
- a CDS encoding NAD(P)/FAD-dependent oxidoreductase, whose translation MPEQEVFDVTIIGGGPTGLFTAFYGGMRQMKVKIIESMPQLGGQLSALYPEKYIYDVAGFPKNPAQEIVDDLKEQALQFNPTVVLNQSVQQFYKYDDEVFELITDKETHLTKTIIITAGVGAFQPRPLKLEDANLYEGKNLHYFVNDINQFANQNVSICGGGDSAVDWALMLEPIAKNVNIVHRRDHFRAHEHSLKQLKQSNARICTPYAPAKLIGDDQGIHQMVIQKVKGEETKIVNLDALIVNYGFVSSLGPIKNWGLELEKNSIVVNSRMQTNIPGVYACGDIVTYDGKVKLIATGFGEAPIAISSAKSSIDPKARFQPKHSTNVFA comes from the coding sequence ATGCCAGAACAAGAGGTTTTCGATGTAACAATAATCGGTGGTGGCCCTACTGGTTTGTTTACAGCATTTTACGGTGGGATGCGCCAAATGAAAGTGAAAATTATTGAAAGTATGCCGCAATTGGGGGGGCAACTATCAGCATTATATCCTGAAAAATATATTTACGATGTTGCAGGATTTCCTAAAAATCCTGCTCAAGAGATAGTGGATGACTTAAAAGAACAGGCCTTGCAATTTAACCCTACTGTTGTTTTGAATCAATCCGTTCAACAGTTTTATAAATATGATGACGAAGTTTTTGAATTGATTACAGATAAAGAGACTCATTTAACGAAAACAATTATTATTACTGCTGGTGTTGGAGCTTTCCAGCCACGTCCATTGAAATTAGAAGATGCTAACTTGTATGAAGGAAAAAATCTTCATTACTTTGTCAATGATATCAATCAATTCGCGAATCAAAATGTATCTATTTGCGGAGGGGGGGATTCTGCTGTTGATTGGGCATTGATGCTTGAACCAATTGCCAAAAATGTTAACATTGTTCACCGACGGGATCACTTTCGGGCTCATGAACACAGTTTGAAACAATTAAAGCAGTCTAATGCTAGAATATGTACGCCGTATGCCCCTGCTAAATTAATTGGTGATGACCAAGGAATTCATCAAATGGTCATACAAAAGGTTAAAGGTGAAGAAACGAAGATTGTTAATCTCGATGCATTAATTGTCAACTATGGATTTGTGTCTTCACTTGGTCCGATTAAAAATTGGGGGCTTGAACTTGAAAAAAATTCTATTGTAGTAAATTCACGTATGCAAACAAATATCCCGGGTGTTTACGCCTGTGGGGATATTGTTACATATGATGGCAAAGTCAAGTTGATCGCTACGGGTTTTGGCGAAGCGCCGATTGCCATTAGTAGTGCTAAAAGTAGTATCGATCCAAAAGCACGTTTTCAACCAAAGCATAGCACTAATGTGTTTGCGTAA
- a CDS encoding HAD-IIIC family phosphatase has translation MDEKEIIVALKQMKKESKLGKSLPQVIQWMNQLSSTSSIEKAGYILRDMCYEDWAEAEKIGLTPIKIAVIGNFTSDSIDRYLRAMLIQEGIWQEFYVAPYNQYVYELIDENSNLFRFQPDITFCLLDEVLVFEECRKDDWTIADVKQSTKNKLRELKQLIETFQRYCNGVFVTNTIPFPQDQHASIIDYKSKANLSKEWRLFEAKLLKLSDHYKQVVTLDLSILMQDISLYRDPRFMHYASMSMSDEMLAAIAKEGLKLSRSLLGLNKKCLALDLDDTLWGGIAGDDGLNGIQLGGTPPGKAFVDFQNKLKMLQRQGVLLAVNSKNEASNVQEIFEKHPDMVLKQNDFVTIHANWDAKHENLKRIASQLNIGLDSFVFVDDNPFERNLIREFLTNVAVPEMPKEPFYYTGTLLSQGWFNCIELTKEDSNRTDKYKQIVKRREFQNSTASIEEYLHGLDIHVSLLNPTEENLPRLHQLNMRTNQFNLTTRRYTQSVIQDSAEHDDYFIFGFQATDRFGDNGIVGSVYIEKVRNHDREEWWIRNFIMSCRVFSRGIETSVLQWILHLAKKSAVSAVYGEYIPSKKNGYVQNFYQDHGFEMVRKERDYVMYCHSLDNISAKPDWIALHPMKEVLTI, from the coding sequence ATGGATGAAAAAGAAATCATTGTTGCCCTAAAGCAAATGAAAAAAGAGAGTAAGCTAGGGAAGTCTTTGCCTCAAGTTATCCAATGGATGAACCAATTATCCTCAACTTCGTCTATCGAAAAAGCCGGATATATTCTTCGGGATATGTGTTATGAAGACTGGGCGGAAGCAGAAAAGATTGGCCTAACCCCAATAAAAATCGCGGTCATCGGTAATTTCACTTCGGACTCTATTGATCGATATTTGCGTGCTATGCTTATCCAAGAAGGGATATGGCAGGAATTCTATGTTGCTCCATATAACCAATATGTGTATGAACTTATTGATGAAAACAGCAATTTATTCCGTTTTCAACCAGACATCACGTTTTGCTTATTGGACGAAGTATTGGTCTTTGAAGAATGTCGGAAAGATGATTGGACAATAGCTGATGTTAAACAGAGCACCAAAAACAAGCTAAGGGAATTGAAGCAATTAATCGAAACATTTCAACGTTATTGCAATGGGGTGTTTGTGACAAATACTATACCTTTTCCCCAAGACCAACACGCATCGATTATTGACTATAAATCGAAAGCAAATTTAAGCAAAGAATGGCGGTTATTTGAAGCGAAATTATTAAAGCTTTCGGACCATTATAAACAAGTGGTCACACTGGATCTTAGCATATTAATGCAAGACATTTCTCTGTACCGTGATCCGAGGTTTATGCATTATGCCAGCATGAGTATGAGTGATGAAATGTTGGCTGCTATTGCCAAGGAGGGATTAAAGCTTTCCCGTTCGTTGTTAGGGTTGAACAAAAAATGTTTAGCACTGGATTTAGACGATACACTATGGGGAGGCATTGCCGGTGATGATGGTTTAAACGGTATTCAATTGGGGGGCACACCTCCAGGTAAAGCCTTTGTCGATTTTCAGAATAAATTAAAGATGTTGCAACGCCAAGGTGTTTTATTGGCGGTTAACAGTAAAAATGAAGCAAGCAATGTTCAAGAAATATTTGAAAAACACCCGGACATGGTTCTAAAACAAAACGATTTTGTCACCATTCATGCAAATTGGGACGCTAAGCATGAAAATCTAAAACGAATCGCATCTCAGTTAAATATTGGATTAGACAGTTTTGTGTTTGTCGATGATAATCCATTTGAACGCAACCTTATCAGAGAATTTTTGACAAATGTGGCGGTTCCCGAAATGCCAAAGGAACCATTTTATTATACAGGTACCCTATTGTCTCAAGGGTGGTTCAATTGTATTGAATTAACAAAAGAAGATTCCAATCGAACAGATAAGTATAAGCAAATTGTAAAGCGGAGAGAGTTCCAAAATTCTACTGCTTCGATTGAAGAATACTTGCATGGTTTGGATATTCACGTGTCCTTATTGAATCCGACAGAAGAAAATCTGCCACGTTTACACCAATTAAATATGAGGACAAACCAATTTAACTTGACGACTCGAAGATATACACAATCGGTCATCCAAGACAGCGCGGAACACGATGACTATTTCATATTTGGCTTCCAAGCAACGGACCGTTTTGGAGATAATGGGATTGTTGGCAGTGTTTACATTGAAAAGGTAAGAAATCATGATCGAGAAGAATGGTGGATTCGCAATTTTATCATGAGCTGTCGTGTGTTTTCACGAGGAATTGAAACATCTGTGTTGCAATGGATTCTACACCTTGCGAAAAAATCAGCTGTTTCAGCGGTGTATGGTGAGTATATCCCGTCAAAAAAGAATGGTTACGTACAAAATTTTTATCAAGATCATGGGTTTGAGATGGTCAGAAAAGAGCGGGATTACGTGATGTATTGTCACTCTTTAGATAATATTTCAGCAAAACCGGACTGGATTGCCTTACATCCAATGAAGGAGGTTTTAACCATATGA